The proteins below come from a single Entelurus aequoreus isolate RoL-2023_Sb unplaced genomic scaffold, RoL_Eaeq_v1.1 HiC_scaffold_35, whole genome shotgun sequence genomic window:
- the LOC133645299 gene encoding uncharacterized protein K02A2.6-like isoform X2 produces MATYGTVGEFVEGHEDWTEYEERLGHFFSANGITEEDKKRSILLSACGAKTYKLIRNLATPRKPGEIPYDDLVTLVGNHHNPKPSVIVQRFKFHSYFRRQGQSVANFVAELRQLSEHCDFGAVLDDMLRDRLVCGINNDATQRRLLGETPPLTFKKALEISQGMEMAANNAKDIQKGHGGAQTAAVHHVRRETGKHERKVECFRCGGGHYANDCKFKDVVCHACNKKGHLAKKCRSSKGKGKPGLGKMQQAQAATHHLDEEDKEAVCSFNMFGVETDEEPPEPYYATVTVGGQDIKFEIDSGATASVISEDTYRRTWGFNQPPIRPSKLKLRTYTGQPIPHLGVVYVDILAEGQKAKGRLVIAKGRGPSLLGRDVLRKIRLNWHEIKYASTTEVTLQRYSDVFKDELGTLKGMTVKLHVDPEATPRFFKPRAVPYAMKGKVEEELERLQKLGIIKPVQFSRWAAPIVPVLKEDKTARICGDYKVTVNQVSKLEEYPLPRIDDLFATLAGGKLFTKLDMSQAYQQLLLDEDSKEYVTINTHKGLFKYNRLVFGVASSPAIFQRTMDTLLQGIPHVAVYLDDILVTGATEVEHLANLEEVLKRLSEAGLRLKRSKCVFLAPSVTYLGHRITAQGLCPVEDKVRAIKEAPNPKCITELRSFLGMVNYYGKFLPDLSKVLAPLYKLLHNDTKWQWCEEQEAAFKEVKELLHSATLLVHYDPDKQITLSCDASPYGVGAVLSHVMEDGSEKPVGFASRTLTKAEQGYSQLDKEGLAIVFAVKRFHQYLYGRAFKIYTDHKPLMSLFSETKCIPPLASARIQRWALTLSAYQYAIEYRAETVFSLEKLEETPVKASRIKQWTERDPVMSQVKTFLLQGWPSVIEGEELRPYTKRKTELSLQDGCIFWGARVIVPPPGRSQIVEEIHETHPGASRMKSLARSYVWWPGLDKDLEDKVKGCTQCQINQNMPPPAPLHPWEWPDRPWSRLHMDFAGPFKGQMFLLMVDAHSKWIEAHIMSNITAPTTIDKLRQVFAVHGLPDTLVTDNGPTFTSELFSEFMQQNGIHHIRTAPFHPASNGLAERAVQTVKEGLKRMTGDSLSTQLSRFLFKYRLTPQTTTGRTPAEMLMGRRPKSRLDLLRPDMKAKVQGKQEKQKERHDQHARERQLKPDDCVYVRNFSSNNNQQWLPGIILKRSGPVSYVVKLTDGRIFRRHQDHVRLRQDTGSETDSSTEFPGAGPTAVGVGSPESETRTEASVSSGEDGHSHTDIQTSPSLPTPDPPKSPTPAVSAGSPEVVRRSHRTRKPPDRLNV; encoded by the exons ATGGCTACATATGGGACTGTCGGTGAATTTGTGGAGGGACACGAGGACTGGACGGAGTATGAAGAAAGGTTGGGACACTTTTTCTCTGCTAATGGGATTACAGAAGAGGATAAAAAGCGCTCTATTCTCCTGagtgcgtgtggagcaaagacttatAAGTTGATAAGGAACTTGGCCACACCGCGGAAACCGGGAGAGATCCCATATGATGATCTTGTCACGCTCGTGGGAAACCACCACAATCCAAAACCTTCTGTGATAGTCCAAAGATTCAAGTTTCACAGCTACTTCAGGAGGCAAGGTCAGTCTGTGGCTAACTTTGTAGCCGAGTTACGGCAGCTGTCAGAACATTGTGATTTCGGGGCAGTGTTAGATGATATGCTACGTGACAGATTAGTGTGCGGCATTAATAATGACGCCACACAACGCCGCCTGCTGGGGGAAACTCCACCACTGACGTTCAAGAAAGCTCTGGAAATCTCCCAAGGCATGGAGATGGCTGCTAATAATGCCAAGGATATCCAGAAAGGACATGGAGGAGCACAAACAGCAGCAGTGCACCATGTCAGGAGAGAGACTGGTAAGCATGAAAGAAAAGTGGAGTGTTTTCGTTGTGGAGGGGGACACTATGCAAATGACTGTAAATTTAAAGACGTTGTTTGTCATGCTTGTAACAAAAAGGGACATTTAGCCAAAAAGTGCAGAAGCTCAAAGGGGAAGGGCAAGCCGGGGCTGGGAAAAATGCAGCAGGCTCAGGCAGCCACACATCACCTAGATGAAGAAGATAAAGAGGCTGTgtgttcttttaacatgtttggtGTGGAAACGGATGAAGAACCACCTGAGCCTTACTATGCAACAGTCACTGTAGGAGGGCAGGACATTAAGTTTGAGATTGATTCAGGAGCTACAGCCTCCGTTATCAGTGAAGACACTTACAGGAGGACGTGGGGGTTTAACCAGCCTCCCATCCGCCCATCAAAGCTCAAACTTAGGACCTATACAGGGCAGCCCATTCCTCATTTGGGAGTGGTTTATGTGGACATTTTAGCAGAGGGTCAAAAAGCTAAAGGCAGGCTGGTGATCGCTAAAGGCAGAGGGCCCAGTCTTTTGGGCCGCGATGTGCTTAGAAAAATCCGACTCAACTGGCATGAAATAAAATATGCAAGCACAACAGAGGTCACTCTGCAGCGATACAGTGATGTGTTCAAGGATGAGCTGGGAACACTTAAGGGCATGACAGTAAAGCTCCATGTTGACCCTGAAGCCACACCTAGGTTTTTCAAGCCCAGAGCAGTGCCCTATGCCATGAAAGGCAAAGTTGAAGAGGAACTGGAACGATTACAGAAGCTGGGCATCATCAAGCCCGTCCAGTTTTCAAGGTGGGCAGCACCCATTGTTCCAGTGTTAAAGGAGGACAAAACTGCACGGATATGCGGGGACTACAAAGTCACAGTGAATCAGGTCTCTAAGCTGGAGGAGTATCCATTGCCACGCATAGACGACCTGTTTGCGACCCTGGCAGGGGGTAAGCTGTTCACAAAGCTGGACATGAGCCAGGCCTACCAACAGCTACTGCTCGACGAGGATTCAAAAGAGTACGtcacgatcaacacacacaaaggtTTATTCAAATACAATCGCCTGGTGTTTGGAGTGGCATCCAGTCCTGCCATTTTCCAAAGAACAATGGACACTCTGCTGCAGGGGATTCCGCATGTAGCAGTGTACTTAGATGATATTTTGGTCACAGGGGCCACGGAGGTGGAGCATCTGGCTAACTTGGAAGAGGTGCTGAAGAGACTCTCAGAAGCAGGGCTGCGATTAAAGCGCAGCAAATGTGTGTTTCTAGCACCAAGTGTGACCTATCTGGGACACAGGATCACAGCACAGGGACTCTGCCCAGTGGAAGACAAAGTGAGAGCTATTAAGGAAGCTCCAAACCCCaaatgcatcactgaactcagatcgTTCTTAGGCATGGTGAACTATTATGGCAAGTTTCTGCCCGACCTCTCAAAAGTTTTGGCCCCACTGTACAAGTTGCTTCACAATGACACGAAATGGCAGTGGTGTGAGGAGCAGGAGGCAGCTTTCAAGGAAGTGAAAGAGCTCCTCCATTCAGCAACGCTCCTGGTTCACTATGACCCGGATAAACAGATAACACTTTCATGCGACGCCTCGCCCTATGGAGTCGGGGCAGTTCTTTCGCATGTAATGGAGGACGGATCAGAGAAGCCGGTTGGCTTTGCTTCACGTACCCTGACAAAAGCGGAGCAGGGATACTCACAGCTAGACAAAGAAGGTCTGGCCATCGTGTTCGCTGTCAAGCGCTTTCATCAGTATCTCTATGGTCGCGCATTCAAGATCTACACAGACCATAAGCCACTGATGAGCCTGTTCAGTGAGACCAAATGTATCCCACCGCTGGCCTCAGCCAGGATACAACGTTGGGCGCTCACACTGTCAGCCTACCAGTACGCCATAGAGTACAGAGCAG AGACTGTTTTCTCACTGGAAAAGCTGGAAGAGACACCTGTGAAAGCATCCCGGATCAAACAGTGGACAGAGAGGGACCCAGTCATGTCCCAAGTAAAAACTTTCCTTTTACAAGGCTGGCCCAGTGTGATAGAAGGAGAGGAGTTGAGGCCTTATACTAAACGTAAAACTGAACTGAGTCTGCAAGATGGCTGCATCTTTTGGGGTGCGAGGGTCATTGTACCTCCCCCAGGCCGTTCACAGATTGTGGAGGAAATACATGAGACTCATCCAGGTGCATCGCGGATGAAAAGCCTCGCAAGATCCTATGTCTGGTGGCCAGGACTGGATAAGGATCTGGAGGACAAAGTGAAAGGATGCACGCAGTGTCAGATTAATCAGAACATGCCTCCACCTGCTCCTTTGCACCCATGGGAGTGGCCAGACCGTCCCTGGTCTAGGCTACATATGGACTTTGCGGGCCCTTTTAAGGGGCAGATGTTTCTCCTAATGGTGGATGCGCATTCTAAATGGATTGAGGCCCACATCATGAGCAACATCACAGCCCCCACAACCATCGACAAACTCAGGCAAGTGTTTGCAGTACACGGCTTGCCTGACACACTAGTCACTGATAATGGTCCGACTTTCACCAGCGAGTTGTTCAGTGAGTTCATGCAACAGAACGGCATTCATCACATAAGAACAGCTCCTTTCCACCCAGCCTCAAATGGACTGGCGGAGCGGGCTGTTCAGACAGTGAAGGAGGGCCTGAAGCGAATGACAGGTGACTCACTCAGCACTCAGCTTTCACGATTCCTGTTTAAATACCGCCTCACGCCACAGACTACAACGGGGCGCACGCCAGCAGAGATGCTGATGGGGCGTCGGCCCAAGTCAAGACTGGACCTGCTGCGTCCGGACATGAAGGCAAAAGtgcagggaaagcaggaaaaacagaaagaaagacatGATCAACATGCACGTGAGAGACAGTTGAAACCAGATGACTGTGTCTATGTGAGAAACTTCAGCAGCAACAACAACCAGCAGTGGCTACCTGGGATTATTCTCAAGAGGAGTGGGCCAGTTTCCTACGTTGTTAAGCTGACTGATGGACGTATCTTCCGCAGACATCAGGACCATGTGCGCCTGCGGCAGgatacaggctcagagacagacaGTTCCACTGAGTTTCCAGGGGCTGGACCAACAGCAGTAGGGGTGGGTTCGCCAGAGTCTGAGACAAGGACAGAGGCTTCTGTTTCCTCTGGAGAGGATGGACACTCTCACACTGACATCCAGACCTCTCCCAGTCTCCCTACACCAGATCCACCGAAGTCACCCACACCAGCGGTGTCTGCTGGGTCACCAGAGGTAGTGCGAAGGTCGCATCGCACTCGCAAACCTCCAGACAGACTGAATGTGTGA
- the LOC133645299 gene encoding uncharacterized protein K02A2.6-like isoform X1, producing the protein MATYGTVGEFVEGHEDWTEYEERLGHFFSANGITEEDKKRSILLSACGAKTYKLIRNLATPRKPGEIPYDDLVTLVGNHHNPKPSVIVQRFKFHSYFRRQGQSVANFVAELRQLSEHCDFGAVLDDMLRDRLVCGINNDATQRRLLGETPPLTFKKALEISQGMEMAANNAKDIQKGHGGAQTAAVHHVRRETGKHERKVECFRCGGGHYANDCKFKDVVCHACNKKGHLAKKCRSSKGKGKPGLGKMQQAQAATHHLDEEDKEAVCSFNMFGVETDEEPPEPYYATVTVGGQDIKFEIDSGATASVISEDTYRRTWGFNQPPIRPSKLKLRTYTGQPIPHLGVVYVDILAEGQKAKGRLVIAKGRGPSLLGRDVLRKIRLNWHEIKYASTTEVTLQRYSDVFKDELGTLKGMTVKLHVDPEATPRFFKPRAVPYAMKGKVEEELERLQKLGIIKPVQFSRWAAPIVPVLKEDKTARICGDYKVTVNQVSKLEEYPLPRIDDLFATLAGGKLFTKLDMSQAYQQLLLDEDSKEYVTINTHKGLFKYNRLVFGVASSPAIFQRTMDTLLQGIPHVAVYLDDILVTGATEVEHLANLEEVLKRLSEAGLRLKRSKCVFLAPSVTYLGHRITAQGLCPVEDKVRAIKEAPNPKCITELRSFLGMVNYYGKFLPDLSKVLAPLYKLLHNDTKWQWCEEQEAAFKEVKELLHSATLLVHYDPDKQITLSCDASPYGVGAVLSHVMEDGSEKPVGFASRTLTKAEQGYSQLDKEGLAIVFAVKRFHQYLYGRAFKIYTDHKPLMSLFSETKCIPPLASARIQRWALTLSAYQYAIEYRAGKDNANADALSRLPLPDTPAVTYVPPETVFSLEKLEETPVKASRIKQWTERDPVMSQVKTFLLQGWPSVIEGEELRPYTKRKTELSLQDGCIFWGARVIVPPPGRSQIVEEIHETHPGASRMKSLARSYVWWPGLDKDLEDKVKGCTQCQINQNMPPPAPLHPWEWPDRPWSRLHMDFAGPFKGQMFLLMVDAHSKWIEAHIMSNITAPTTIDKLRQVFAVHGLPDTLVTDNGPTFTSELFSEFMQQNGIHHIRTAPFHPASNGLAERAVQTVKEGLKRMTGDSLSTQLSRFLFKYRLTPQTTTGRTPAEMLMGRRPKSRLDLLRPDMKAKVQGKQEKQKERHDQHARERQLKPDDCVYVRNFSSNNNQQWLPGIILKRSGPVSYVVKLTDGRIFRRHQDHVRLRQDTGSETDSSTEFPGAGPTAVGVGSPESETRTEASVSSGEDGHSHTDIQTSPSLPTPDPPKSPTPAVSAGSPEVVRRSHRTRKPPDRLNV; encoded by the coding sequence ATGGCTACATATGGGACTGTCGGTGAATTTGTGGAGGGACACGAGGACTGGACGGAGTATGAAGAAAGGTTGGGACACTTTTTCTCTGCTAATGGGATTACAGAAGAGGATAAAAAGCGCTCTATTCTCCTGagtgcgtgtggagcaaagacttatAAGTTGATAAGGAACTTGGCCACACCGCGGAAACCGGGAGAGATCCCATATGATGATCTTGTCACGCTCGTGGGAAACCACCACAATCCAAAACCTTCTGTGATAGTCCAAAGATTCAAGTTTCACAGCTACTTCAGGAGGCAAGGTCAGTCTGTGGCTAACTTTGTAGCCGAGTTACGGCAGCTGTCAGAACATTGTGATTTCGGGGCAGTGTTAGATGATATGCTACGTGACAGATTAGTGTGCGGCATTAATAATGACGCCACACAACGCCGCCTGCTGGGGGAAACTCCACCACTGACGTTCAAGAAAGCTCTGGAAATCTCCCAAGGCATGGAGATGGCTGCTAATAATGCCAAGGATATCCAGAAAGGACATGGAGGAGCACAAACAGCAGCAGTGCACCATGTCAGGAGAGAGACTGGTAAGCATGAAAGAAAAGTGGAGTGTTTTCGTTGTGGAGGGGGACACTATGCAAATGACTGTAAATTTAAAGACGTTGTTTGTCATGCTTGTAACAAAAAGGGACATTTAGCCAAAAAGTGCAGAAGCTCAAAGGGGAAGGGCAAGCCGGGGCTGGGAAAAATGCAGCAGGCTCAGGCAGCCACACATCACCTAGATGAAGAAGATAAAGAGGCTGTgtgttcttttaacatgtttggtGTGGAAACGGATGAAGAACCACCTGAGCCTTACTATGCAACAGTCACTGTAGGAGGGCAGGACATTAAGTTTGAGATTGATTCAGGAGCTACAGCCTCCGTTATCAGTGAAGACACTTACAGGAGGACGTGGGGGTTTAACCAGCCTCCCATCCGCCCATCAAAGCTCAAACTTAGGACCTATACAGGGCAGCCCATTCCTCATTTGGGAGTGGTTTATGTGGACATTTTAGCAGAGGGTCAAAAAGCTAAAGGCAGGCTGGTGATCGCTAAAGGCAGAGGGCCCAGTCTTTTGGGCCGCGATGTGCTTAGAAAAATCCGACTCAACTGGCATGAAATAAAATATGCAAGCACAACAGAGGTCACTCTGCAGCGATACAGTGATGTGTTCAAGGATGAGCTGGGAACACTTAAGGGCATGACAGTAAAGCTCCATGTTGACCCTGAAGCCACACCTAGGTTTTTCAAGCCCAGAGCAGTGCCCTATGCCATGAAAGGCAAAGTTGAAGAGGAACTGGAACGATTACAGAAGCTGGGCATCATCAAGCCCGTCCAGTTTTCAAGGTGGGCAGCACCCATTGTTCCAGTGTTAAAGGAGGACAAAACTGCACGGATATGCGGGGACTACAAAGTCACAGTGAATCAGGTCTCTAAGCTGGAGGAGTATCCATTGCCACGCATAGACGACCTGTTTGCGACCCTGGCAGGGGGTAAGCTGTTCACAAAGCTGGACATGAGCCAGGCCTACCAACAGCTACTGCTCGACGAGGATTCAAAAGAGTACGtcacgatcaacacacacaaaggtTTATTCAAATACAATCGCCTGGTGTTTGGAGTGGCATCCAGTCCTGCCATTTTCCAAAGAACAATGGACACTCTGCTGCAGGGGATTCCGCATGTAGCAGTGTACTTAGATGATATTTTGGTCACAGGGGCCACGGAGGTGGAGCATCTGGCTAACTTGGAAGAGGTGCTGAAGAGACTCTCAGAAGCAGGGCTGCGATTAAAGCGCAGCAAATGTGTGTTTCTAGCACCAAGTGTGACCTATCTGGGACACAGGATCACAGCACAGGGACTCTGCCCAGTGGAAGACAAAGTGAGAGCTATTAAGGAAGCTCCAAACCCCaaatgcatcactgaactcagatcgTTCTTAGGCATGGTGAACTATTATGGCAAGTTTCTGCCCGACCTCTCAAAAGTTTTGGCCCCACTGTACAAGTTGCTTCACAATGACACGAAATGGCAGTGGTGTGAGGAGCAGGAGGCAGCTTTCAAGGAAGTGAAAGAGCTCCTCCATTCAGCAACGCTCCTGGTTCACTATGACCCGGATAAACAGATAACACTTTCATGCGACGCCTCGCCCTATGGAGTCGGGGCAGTTCTTTCGCATGTAATGGAGGACGGATCAGAGAAGCCGGTTGGCTTTGCTTCACGTACCCTGACAAAAGCGGAGCAGGGATACTCACAGCTAGACAAAGAAGGTCTGGCCATCGTGTTCGCTGTCAAGCGCTTTCATCAGTATCTCTATGGTCGCGCATTCAAGATCTACACAGACCATAAGCCACTGATGAGCCTGTTCAGTGAGACCAAATGTATCCCACCGCTGGCCTCAGCCAGGATACAACGTTGGGCGCTCACACTGTCAGCCTACCAGTACGCCATAGAGTACAGAGCAGGTAAGGATAACGCAAATGCCGATGCACTGAGTCGGCTGCCTTTACCTGACACGCCTGCTGTTACTTATGTGCCTCCAGAGACTGTTTTCTCACTGGAAAAGCTGGAAGAGACACCTGTGAAAGCATCCCGGATCAAACAGTGGACAGAGAGGGACCCAGTCATGTCCCAAGTAAAAACTTTCCTTTTACAAGGCTGGCCCAGTGTGATAGAAGGAGAGGAGTTGAGGCCTTATACTAAACGTAAAACTGAACTGAGTCTGCAAGATGGCTGCATCTTTTGGGGTGCGAGGGTCATTGTACCTCCCCCAGGCCGTTCACAGATTGTGGAGGAAATACATGAGACTCATCCAGGTGCATCGCGGATGAAAAGCCTCGCAAGATCCTATGTCTGGTGGCCAGGACTGGATAAGGATCTGGAGGACAAAGTGAAAGGATGCACGCAGTGTCAGATTAATCAGAACATGCCTCCACCTGCTCCTTTGCACCCATGGGAGTGGCCAGACCGTCCCTGGTCTAGGCTACATATGGACTTTGCGGGCCCTTTTAAGGGGCAGATGTTTCTCCTAATGGTGGATGCGCATTCTAAATGGATTGAGGCCCACATCATGAGCAACATCACAGCCCCCACAACCATCGACAAACTCAGGCAAGTGTTTGCAGTACACGGCTTGCCTGACACACTAGTCACTGATAATGGTCCGACTTTCACCAGCGAGTTGTTCAGTGAGTTCATGCAACAGAACGGCATTCATCACATAAGAACAGCTCCTTTCCACCCAGCCTCAAATGGACTGGCGGAGCGGGCTGTTCAGACAGTGAAGGAGGGCCTGAAGCGAATGACAGGTGACTCACTCAGCACTCAGCTTTCACGATTCCTGTTTAAATACCGCCTCACGCCACAGACTACAACGGGGCGCACGCCAGCAGAGATGCTGATGGGGCGTCGGCCCAAGTCAAGACTGGACCTGCTGCGTCCGGACATGAAGGCAAAAGtgcagggaaagcaggaaaaacagaaagaaagacatGATCAACATGCACGTGAGAGACAGTTGAAACCAGATGACTGTGTCTATGTGAGAAACTTCAGCAGCAACAACAACCAGCAGTGGCTACCTGGGATTATTCTCAAGAGGAGTGGGCCAGTTTCCTACGTTGTTAAGCTGACTGATGGACGTATCTTCCGCAGACATCAGGACCATGTGCGCCTGCGGCAGgatacaggctcagagacagacaGTTCCACTGAGTTTCCAGGGGCTGGACCAACAGCAGTAGGGGTGGGTTCGCCAGAGTCTGAGACAAGGACAGAGGCTTCTGTTTCCTCTGGAGAGGATGGACACTCTCACACTGACATCCAGACCTCTCCCAGTCTCCCTACACCAGATCCACCGAAGTCACCCACACCAGCGGTGTCTGCTGGGTCACCAGAGGTAGTGCGAAGGTCGCATCGCACTCGCAAACCTCCAGACAGACTGAATGTGTGA